In Alphaproteobacteria bacterium, a genomic segment contains:
- a CDS encoding mannitol dehydrogenase family protein, whose amino-acid sequence MKPIALNRGTLASLGAAIEIPRFAPASVVAGIAHFGLGGFHRAHMARYTHELMERDPAALDWGILGCLLMPGDRRMRDSLVPQDNLYTLIEREGSDEHVRIIAALAGLIDATEMSGPLLARLDDPAIRIVSLTITEHGYCLNAATKRLDPGHPLIRADLEAPETPRSAIGAIVEMLRRRKITGMAPPTLLSCDNIQHNGEVLRAAVLALAALRDNALAAWIEREVAFPSTMVDRITPVTSQADIDALAARHGIADRWPVVSENFSQWVIEDRFPQGRPAWDDVGAQFVVDVTPYEFMKLRLLNASHLAVSGLGQLAGYITIDESLADPRIRAVMTALMDHETGPTLPAVPGVDLGTYKARLIARFANPAIRDTVQRVNTDAPINYLLDPIRDRLRSGGDITFLSLALAAWLRRVRGIDGRGNPLTVTHPHAALLRKKAIEGGADPRPLLSIEPLFGDLGRNAALNAATQRWLVSLYDSGIDATLDKAAAAVPQERN is encoded by the coding sequence ATGAAACCGATCGCGCTGAATCGCGGCACCCTGGCATCGCTCGGCGCCGCCATCGAAATCCCGCGCTTCGCGCCCGCCAGCGTCGTGGCCGGCATCGCGCATTTCGGGCTCGGCGGATTTCATCGCGCGCATATGGCGCGCTACACGCACGAGTTGATGGAACGCGACCCGGCGGCGCTCGACTGGGGGATCCTCGGCTGCCTGCTGATGCCGGGCGATCGACGCATGCGCGACAGCCTGGTACCGCAGGACAATCTCTATACGCTGATCGAGCGCGAAGGCAGCGACGAACACGTGCGCATCATCGCCGCGCTCGCAGGCCTCATCGATGCGACGGAAATGAGTGGGCCGCTTCTGGCGCGGCTCGACGATCCGGCGATCCGTATCGTCAGTCTGACGATCACAGAGCATGGCTATTGCCTGAACGCCGCGACCAAGCGTCTCGATCCCGGACATCCGCTGATCCGCGCCGATCTCGAAGCGCCCGAGACGCCGCGCAGCGCCATCGGCGCGATCGTCGAAATGCTCCGCCGGCGCAAAATCACCGGTATGGCGCCGCCAACGCTGTTGAGCTGCGACAATATCCAGCATAACGGCGAAGTCCTACGCGCGGCCGTCCTCGCCTTGGCGGCGTTGCGGGACAATGCGCTCGCCGCCTGGATCGAGCGCGAAGTCGCCTTCCCGTCGACGATGGTCGATCGGATCACGCCCGTCACGTCGCAAGCGGATATCGACGCGCTGGCCGCACGCCACGGCATCGCCGATCGTTGGCCCGTCGTATCCGAGAATTTCAGTCAGTGGGTGATCGAGGATCGCTTCCCGCAAGGTCGGCCCGCTTGGGATGATGTTGGCGCGCAGTTCGTTGTCGATGTCACACCCTACGAGTTCATGAAACTGCGCCTGCTGAACGCCAGTCATCTGGCAGTCTCCGGGCTCGGTCAGCTCGCGGGCTATATCACGATCGACGAATCGCTCGCCGATCCACGCATCCGCGCCGTGATGACCGCCCTCATGGACCACGAGACCGGCCCAACTTTGCCGGCGGTTCCGGGCGTCGACCTCGGCACATATAAGGCGCGGCTGATCGCGCGTTTCGCCAATCCCGCGATCCGCGACACGGTTCAACGCGTCAACACCGACGCGCCGATCAACTATTTGCTCGACCCGATCCGCGACCGCTTGCGGTCCGGCGGCGACATCACCTTCCTGTCGCTGGCGCTTGCGGCATGGCTACGCCGCGTGCGCGGCATCGACGGACGCGGAAACCCACTGACCGTCACGCATCCCCATGCTGCCCTGCTGCGCAAAAAAGCAATCGAGGGCGGCGCCGATCCGCGACCGCTGCTTTCGATCGAGCCGCTGTTCGGCGATCTTGGGCGCAATGCCGCCTTGAACGCGGCGACGCAACGATGGCTCGTTTCGCTTTACGACAGCGGCATCGACGCGACCCTCGACAAGGCCGCAGCGGCAGTGCCGCAAGAACGGAACTAA
- a CDS encoding carbohydrate kinase has protein sequence MSVLVCGEAIVDLFVDVAEGEMRAKPVLGGSPFNVAIGLARLDVPTSFFGGLSSDSFGAAIRARLLAEEVDIRHAVATDRLTTISVVGTDAAGRPAYAFHGEGKADRSVGIADLPATLHNDTRAIVMGSYTLAVEPVAAAHLALAQREVGQRLISIDPNLRQTVTRDIDRWRRQFAAFVPCAGIVKASDEDLDCAFPGIAHRDLTAAWFAAGVTLCVVTHGPKGAVAWRPGRDPMIVDGRNVELVDTVGAGDSFHAALIACLDRFDAMSRRAVATLDDALLFDALAFAVAASAITCSRLGADPPRSAELRAFTP, from the coding sequence ATGAGCGTCCTCGTCTGCGGCGAAGCAATCGTCGATCTGTTCGTCGATGTCGCGGAAGGCGAAATGCGCGCAAAGCCGGTACTCGGCGGCTCGCCCTTCAACGTCGCGATCGGCCTTGCGCGGCTCGACGTGCCGACGTCGTTCTTTGGCGGTCTGTCTTCCGATTCATTCGGCGCGGCGATCCGCGCGCGGCTTCTTGCCGAGGAGGTCGACATACGTCACGCCGTCGCCACCGATCGCCTGACCACGATCAGCGTCGTCGGCACGGATGCGGCGGGCCGCCCCGCCTACGCATTTCACGGCGAAGGAAAAGCCGATCGTAGCGTCGGGATCGCCGATCTTCCCGCCACACTGCACAACGATACTCGCGCCATCGTCATGGGCTCCTATACCCTAGCGGTCGAGCCCGTCGCCGCAGCACATCTTGCCCTCGCGCAGCGCGAGGTGGGCCAGCGCTTGATCTCGATCGATCCCAATCTGCGGCAGACGGTAACGCGCGATATCGACCGATGGCGGCGTCAATTTGCGGCGTTCGTGCCATGTGCGGGAATCGTCAAGGCCAGCGACGAGGATCTCGACTGCGCCTTCCCAGGCATCGCGCATCGAGATCTTACGGCCGCTTGGTTCGCGGCCGGCGTCACTCTATGCGTCGTCACCCACGGCCCCAAGGGTGCGGTCGCTTGGCGCCCGGGCCGGGACCCGATGATCGTCGACGGGCGCAACGTCGAACTGGTCGATACTGTCGGCGCCGGCGATAGTTTCCACGCCGCGTTGATCGCATGTCTGGATCGCTTCGATGCGATGTCGCGCCGCGCGGTCGCGACACTCGACGATGCACTTTTGTTCGACGCTTTGGCCTTCGCCGTAGCCGCATCCGCGATAACCTGCTCGCGTCTCGGCGCCGATCCGCCAAGATCGGCGGAACTTAGGGCGTTCACACCATGA
- a CDS encoding FCD domain-containing protein produces the protein MRNEPQTNGPSADPEARETMASVIADRLRREIIACAFAPEERLRVRQLAERFGVALSPVREALNRLSSEGLVRQSDLRGFSVMPVSEQDLDELSRTRCWLNERALRESIAHGDAAWEEGVLIAYHRLSRIDRGPSEQINEPWEAAHRAFHRSLIEACGSRWMIAFCEQLFDQADRYRRIGRGARDAQERVHPDEHRAIMEAAVARDAERAVRLGNEHIMRTTELCRSELPRLVPVRRRRAAG, from the coding sequence ATGCGCAACGAACCTCAAACGAACGGGCCGAGCGCCGATCCGGAAGCCCGCGAAACGATGGCGTCGGTGATCGCCGACCGGTTGCGGCGTGAGATCATCGCCTGCGCCTTCGCGCCCGAAGAGCGGTTGCGCGTGCGCCAATTGGCGGAGCGTTTCGGCGTGGCGCTGAGCCCGGTGCGCGAGGCGCTGAACCGTCTGTCGAGCGAAGGTCTGGTGCGGCAAAGCGATCTGCGCGGCTTCTCGGTGATGCCGGTCAGCGAACAGGATCTGGACGAGTTGTCGCGCACGCGCTGCTGGCTGAACGAGCGCGCGCTGCGCGAGTCGATCGCGCATGGCGACGCCGCGTGGGAGGAAGGCGTGTTGATCGCCTATCACCGTTTGTCGCGCATCGATCGCGGCCCGTCGGAGCAAATCAACGAGCCGTGGGAAGCCGCGCATCGGGCCTTCCATCGCAGCCTGATCGAAGCGTGCGGATCGCGCTGGATGATCGCGTTCTGCGAACAGCTCTTCGATCAGGCCGATCGCTATCGCCGGATCGGGCGTGGCGCGCGCGACGCGCAGGAGCGCGTCCATCCCGACGAACACCGCGCGATCATGGAAGCGGCGGTGGCGCGCGACGCCGAACGTGCGGTGCGCTTGGGCAACGAGCACATCATGCGCACGACCGAATTGTGCCGCAGCGAATTGCCGCGGCTGGTGCCCGTCCGGCGCCGCCGCGCGGCGGGCTAG
- a CDS encoding sugar ABC transporter permease: MRRLSFFHFLLLTPAQSLTTLMLASPAVYVLWLSFTTSNYGLDPQFVGFANYENVLTDRHFWTATKNTFLIVNIVVYVELVLALGMALLVASLGRWRMILFAVILVPYGISEVVGVLSWRFLADPNIGLLANVFRAFGGSFNWSRNVSDALMLICAISIWHHLPFTFVILYAAVISVPRELYEAARIDGATALQSFWKVTLPLIMPAAVLAILFRYVFAFRMFSEVWLVTAGGPVRMTEVLGTYLYRVGFRFSDFGAAAATGWLMVIASLVLASFYLRTMYRASFAND, translated from the coding sequence ATGCGCCGCTTATCCTTCTTCCATTTTCTGCTGCTGACTCCCGCGCAATCGCTGACGACGCTGATGCTCGCTAGCCCGGCGGTCTACGTCCTGTGGCTCAGCTTCACGACCTCCAATTACGGCCTCGATCCCCAATTCGTCGGCTTCGCGAATTACGAGAACGTCCTGACGGATCGCCATTTTTGGACGGCGACCAAGAACACGTTTCTGATCGTCAATATCGTCGTCTATGTCGAACTCGTCCTAGCACTCGGTATGGCCTTGCTGGTCGCAAGCCTTGGCCGGTGGCGGATGATCCTTTTCGCCGTGATCCTCGTGCCCTACGGCATCAGCGAGGTCGTTGGCGTGCTGTCTTGGCGCTTCCTGGCCGATCCCAATATCGGCCTGCTCGCCAACGTCTTTCGCGCCTTCGGCGGCAGTTTCAACTGGTCGCGCAACGTATCCGACGCCTTGATGCTAATCTGCGCGATCAGCATCTGGCACCATCTACCGTTCACCTTCGTCATCCTCTACGCGGCGGTGATTTCGGTGCCGCGCGAGCTTTACGAAGCCGCGCGCATCGATGGCGCCACCGCCTTGCAATCGTTCTGGAAGGTCACCCTGCCCTTGATCATGCCGGCGGCGGTGCTGGCGATCCTATTCCGCTACGTCTTTGCCTTCCGCATGTTCAGCGAAGTGTGGCTCGTGACCGCAGGTGGTCCCGTCCGGATGACCGAAGTGCTGGGCACCTACCTCTATCGCGTCGGATTCCGATTTTCGGATTTCGGCGCCGCCGCGGCGACCGGCTGGCTGATGGTCATCGCCTCGCTGGTGCTGGCGTCGTTCTATCTGCGGACCATGTACCGGGCTTCGTTCGCCAATGACTAA
- a CDS encoding carbohydrate ABC transporter permease, with amino-acid sequence MTKFLKIGGKAILICLIVVWSIFPVAYVVLNSFKFQRDIFAFPPSAFFTPTLRNYADLLSKYPDFFGFVANSLFIAVLATLLSVFAAACAGYVYSRFRSTALSASAFYLVAVRLLPPLVITIPLFPWVNQLGLADSHLILILLYATFWVPLNVLIMKEFIDQIPKELDESATVDGASEGQILRYVVAPLAKQGMVACAVFVFVFAWNEYVYAFIFTIQNAKTTPLILSELMDSVTGTNYGILFAAATVQLVPILIVVLALQRFLVAGLTAGAVKG; translated from the coding sequence ATGACTAAGTTCCTCAAAATCGGCGGCAAGGCGATCCTGATTTGCCTAATCGTCGTTTGGTCGATCTTTCCGGTCGCCTATGTCGTGCTGAATTCCTTCAAGTTCCAGCGCGACATCTTCGCCTTCCCGCCCAGCGCGTTCTTCACGCCGACTTTGCGCAACTATGCCGATCTGCTGAGCAAGTACCCCGATTTCTTCGGCTTCGTCGCCAACAGCTTGTTCATCGCGGTTCTTGCGACCTTGCTGTCGGTCTTTGCGGCCGCATGCGCGGGTTATGTCTATTCGCGCTTTCGTTCCACGGCCCTGTCGGCGTCGGCGTTTTATCTCGTCGCGGTTCGCTTGCTACCGCCCCTCGTCATCACGATCCCGCTATTCCCTTGGGTCAATCAGCTCGGCCTCGCCGACAGCCATTTGATCCTGATCCTGCTCTACGCGACATTTTGGGTCCCGCTGAACGTGCTGATCATGAAGGAATTCATCGATCAAATTCCCAAGGAACTGGACGAGTCCGCCACGGTCGACGGCGCCAGCGAAGGTCAGATTTTGCGCTATGTCGTGGCACCGCTTGCCAAGCAAGGGATGGTCGCCTGCGCGGTGTTCGTGTTCGTCTTCGCCTGGAACGAATATGTCTATGCGTTCATCTTCACGATCCAGAACGCGAAGACGACCCCGCTCATTCTCAGCGAGCTGATGGACTCGGTCACCGGCACCAATTACGGCATCTTGTTCGCCGCCGCGACCGTCCAGCTCGTGCCCATCCTGATCGTGGTCTTGGCCTTGCAGCGTTTCCTGGTCGCCGGCTTGACGGCGGGTGCGGTCAAAGGATGA